The Mycobacterium paragordonae genome includes a region encoding these proteins:
- a CDS encoding LLM class flavin-dependent oxidoreductase encodes MILTVLRFNFGSPQGNPRKQSELLNAAMELVEFGESRGITTVSVDEHHATGHGWSCNPIMAASMFLARTSTMIASVDCALGPLWHPVRLAEDIALVDNMSRGRLHTTVGLGYRTVEFDSLGVDFTRRGKLMDALVERMLAVWSGGEDGICTGTWTRPHPPLYVGGGSRATARRAARFGLPLSLADHLPDVAAHYRELCAEAGVKPFVVMPGPVNRGMIYLHEDPDRAWAELGEHILWEAVTYGGWSADERSLMHLPGVQTIEEVKASGRYRFLTPDQLIAEVRAADYYGPIVLHPLVGGMPVDEAWKSVQLLTDVVLPALA; translated from the coding sequence CTCAACGCGGCAATGGAGCTGGTGGAGTTCGGCGAGTCGCGTGGGATCACCACGGTCAGCGTCGACGAACACCACGCGACCGGACACGGCTGGAGTTGCAACCCGATCATGGCCGCGTCCATGTTCCTGGCGCGAACCTCCACCATGATCGCCAGCGTGGACTGCGCGCTGGGTCCGCTGTGGCATCCGGTCCGCCTCGCCGAGGACATCGCGCTGGTCGACAACATGAGTCGCGGCCGGCTGCACACCACGGTGGGTCTGGGTTACCGCACAGTCGAATTCGATTCACTCGGAGTGGACTTCACGCGGCGCGGCAAGCTGATGGACGCTCTGGTCGAGCGAATGCTCGCTGTCTGGTCCGGTGGCGAAGACGGTATCTGCACGGGAACTTGGACCAGGCCGCATCCGCCGTTGTATGTGGGCGGCGGCTCGCGCGCCACGGCGCGGCGCGCGGCGCGGTTCGGGCTTCCGCTCAGCCTGGCCGACCACCTGCCCGACGTCGCGGCCCACTATCGCGAATTGTGCGCCGAAGCCGGCGTCAAACCGTTCGTCGTCATGCCCGGGCCGGTCAACCGCGGAATGATCTACCTGCATGAGGACCCTGACCGGGCCTGGGCCGAGTTGGGCGAGCACATCCTCTGGGAAGCGGTCACCTATGGCGGCTGGTCCGCCGACGAACGCTCTCTGATGCACCTGCCCGGAGTTCAGACGATCGAGGAGGTCAAGGCGTCCGGGCGGTACCGGTTCCTGACGCCCGATCAGCTGATCGCCGAGGTCCGGGCCGCCGATTACTACGGCCCGATCGTGCTGCACCCGCTGGTCGGCGGAATGCCCGTCGACGAGGCGTGGAAATCGGTGCAGCTGCTGACCGACGTGGTGCTACCCGCCCTGGCCTGA
- a CDS encoding DUF2237 family protein, translating into MPERNVLGGPLEPCGTEPVTGFYRDGCCSTGDEDRGLHTICAVVTAEFLEHQRSIGNDLSTPVPEFRFPGLLPGDRWCVTARNWLRAHNDGCAAPVVLACTHERTLDVVPLEVLQEHAVDVPDDLANL; encoded by the coding sequence ATGCCTGAACGCAACGTGCTGGGTGGCCCGTTGGAACCTTGTGGCACCGAGCCGGTCACCGGCTTCTACCGCGACGGCTGTTGTTCGACCGGCGACGAGGACCGCGGACTGCACACCATCTGCGCCGTCGTGACCGCCGAGTTCCTCGAGCACCAACGGTCGATCGGCAACGACTTGTCGACGCCCGTGCCCGAGTTCCGGTTTCCCGGGCTGCTACCGGGTGACCGCTGGTGCGTCACCGCGCGCAACTGGCTGCGGGCCCACAACGACGGGTGCGCCGCACCGGTGGTGCTGGCCTGCACTCACGAACGCACCCTCGATGTGGTGCCACTCGAGGTCCTGCAAGAACACGCGGTGGACGTACCGGACGATCTGGCCAACCTCTGA
- a CDS encoding helix-turn-helix transcriptional regulator has protein sequence MSELPTGTVTLLLADVEGSTRLWESQPEEMTAGVARLDQVLAELVAAHGGVRPVEQGEGDSFVIAFACASDAVACALDLQRAPLAPLRLRVGLHTGEVKLRDEGNYIGPTINRTARLRDLAHGGQTVLSGATELMVVDQLPSDVSLTDLGTHPLRDLPRPERVLQLCHPDLCNEFPPLRTPKAAAVHNLPAQLTTFVGRQAEIADLREALTSNRLVTLTGAGGAGKTRLAVQVAAALAEQFADGICYVDLAPITHPVVVPVTAARALGLSDQPGRSTLDTLQQHLRDRHMLLLLDNCEHLLDSSAAMVAALLGAAPRLTVLATSREPLGVTGEAAWQVPSLSLSDEAVELFADRARLARSGFAIDEDNCGAVAEICLRLDGMPLAIELAAARVRSLSLTEIVDSLHDRFRLLTGGSRIAVRRQQTLRASVDWSHTLLTDTERVLFRRLAVFLGGFDLDAAQAVTGADGVERYQVLDQLTLLVDKSLVVAENNGGATRYRLLETVRQYALEKLGESGEADAVHSRHCDYYTSMAALLDAPARTDYMQRIKQVELEMDNLRSALGWNLESSDTGRALSLASSLQPLWMARGRLMEGRAWFDTVAAQRDLDDLDVPAPVLARALADTALLNMWVVDGFHRAERALAIARQLDDPVLLARTLTALGFIAGAGYNGETAQKYHSEAMVYARDLDDRWSLSQILAWQANTWVNMGNAIEARAAAAEGLEIADAIGDRPNSRMCQFCLGWAHTFEGELTGAVAALRGLSAECEAEHDEMLKPLARMGVSIVLAYQGELDAARTAAAGAFEISSGLDDYFQGLGHAASATAALAAGDVSAAHDASERAWRHFHIAVPRSATSQRAFNAVEVALAEGDLLVARRWADESVSVASGWHLVTALLARARVALAEDDRSGAEQDTQDALACAASTKAYQPLAGILECVADLARDGDTQRAARLFGAAEAFRRRTGMVRFKVHQAGYESSVAALREVMDEADFDAAWAEGTALSTDEAIAYARRGRGERRRPSSGWAALTPAEHEVVRLVCDGLASKDIATRLFISPRTVQAHLAHVYTKLGVNSRVQLVQEASRRSADR, from the coding sequence ATGAGCGAACTGCCGACCGGAACGGTGACGTTGCTGCTGGCGGACGTCGAGGGCTCAACCCGGCTGTGGGAGAGCCAGCCGGAGGAGATGACCGCCGGCGTGGCGCGCCTGGATCAGGTGCTGGCCGAACTCGTTGCCGCCCACGGGGGAGTCCGCCCCGTCGAGCAGGGTGAGGGTGACAGCTTCGTCATCGCTTTCGCCTGCGCCTCCGACGCGGTGGCCTGCGCGCTTGATCTGCAGCGGGCACCGCTGGCCCCCCTGCGGTTACGCGTCGGACTCCACACCGGCGAGGTGAAGCTCAGAGACGAGGGCAACTACATCGGCCCGACGATCAATCGCACTGCCCGACTGCGGGACCTGGCGCACGGCGGGCAGACCGTGTTGTCGGGCGCGACCGAACTGATGGTGGTCGATCAACTCCCGTCCGACGTGTCGCTGACCGACCTGGGCACCCACCCGTTGCGGGATCTACCCCGTCCCGAGCGCGTGTTGCAACTGTGTCATCCCGACCTGTGCAACGAGTTCCCGCCGCTGCGTACGCCCAAAGCCGCTGCCGTGCATAATCTTCCGGCCCAGCTCACCACTTTCGTGGGACGGCAAGCGGAGATCGCCGACCTTCGCGAAGCGTTGACAAGCAATCGCCTGGTCACCCTCACCGGTGCCGGTGGTGCGGGCAAAACCCGCCTGGCGGTGCAGGTCGCTGCGGCGCTGGCCGAGCAGTTCGCTGACGGAATCTGCTATGTCGATCTGGCGCCGATCACCCATCCGGTCGTGGTGCCCGTCACCGCGGCCCGAGCGTTGGGTCTGTCCGACCAACCCGGCCGTTCGACGCTGGACACGTTGCAGCAGCATCTGCGCGACCGCCACATGCTGCTGCTGCTCGACAATTGCGAACACCTCCTCGACTCCTCCGCCGCGATGGTGGCCGCGCTTTTAGGCGCAGCGCCACGGTTGACGGTGCTGGCCACCAGCCGTGAGCCGCTCGGCGTGACCGGCGAAGCGGCTTGGCAGGTGCCTTCCCTGTCGCTGTCCGACGAGGCAGTTGAGTTGTTCGCCGATCGTGCCCGTTTGGCCCGGTCCGGCTTCGCCATCGACGAGGACAACTGTGGCGCGGTGGCCGAGATCTGCCTGCGCCTGGACGGCATGCCACTGGCGATCGAGTTGGCGGCAGCGCGAGTGCGTAGCCTGTCGCTGACCGAGATCGTCGACAGCCTGCACGACCGCTTTCGGCTGTTGACTGGTGGCTCTCGTATCGCGGTGCGACGACAGCAGACCCTGCGCGCATCGGTGGATTGGTCGCATACCTTGCTGACCGATACCGAGCGCGTGCTGTTCCGCCGGCTCGCCGTGTTCCTGGGCGGCTTCGATCTAGATGCCGCCCAAGCGGTCACCGGCGCCGACGGCGTAGAGCGCTATCAGGTCCTGGACCAACTCACCCTGCTCGTCGACAAGTCGCTGGTGGTAGCCGAAAACAACGGGGGTGCAACGAGATACCGGTTGCTGGAAACGGTGCGCCAATATGCGCTGGAGAAACTCGGTGAGTCAGGTGAGGCCGACGCCGTTCATTCCCGGCATTGCGACTATTACACCTCGATGGCGGCGCTGCTGGACGCTCCGGCGCGCACCGACTACATGCAGCGCATCAAGCAGGTCGAACTGGAGATGGACAACCTGCGCAGCGCTTTGGGATGGAATCTGGAGAGCTCCGATACCGGCCGCGCCTTATCGCTGGCGTCGTCGCTGCAACCGCTATGGATGGCGCGTGGACGCCTGATGGAAGGCCGGGCATGGTTCGATACCGTTGCCGCTCAGAGGGATCTGGACGACCTCGACGTACCCGCGCCAGTGCTTGCCCGGGCCCTGGCCGACACGGCGCTGCTGAATATGTGGGTCGTCGACGGCTTTCATCGGGCCGAGCGCGCGCTGGCGATCGCCCGTCAACTTGACGACCCGGTCCTGCTGGCGCGAACCTTGACCGCCCTCGGCTTTATCGCGGGGGCCGGCTACAACGGCGAAACGGCGCAGAAGTATCACTCCGAGGCAATGGTCTACGCCCGCGATCTGGATGATCGATGGAGCCTGAGCCAGATTCTCGCCTGGCAGGCCAACACCTGGGTCAACATGGGCAACGCGATCGAGGCCCGCGCGGCGGCTGCGGAAGGACTCGAGATCGCCGACGCGATCGGTGACCGGCCCAACTCGCGGATGTGTCAATTCTGCCTCGGCTGGGCGCACACGTTCGAAGGTGAACTGACGGGAGCCGTTGCGGCATTGCGCGGCCTGAGTGCCGAGTGCGAAGCCGAACACGACGAGATGCTCAAACCACTCGCCCGGATGGGCGTGAGTATCGTACTGGCATATCAGGGTGAGCTCGATGCGGCGCGCACAGCGGCCGCCGGGGCCTTTGAGATCTCGTCCGGGCTGGACGACTACTTCCAGGGATTGGGCCACGCGGCGTCGGCCACCGCCGCGCTGGCCGCCGGCGACGTCAGCGCCGCACATGACGCCAGCGAGCGAGCCTGGAGACACTTCCATATAGCGGTGCCCCGGTCCGCTACGTCGCAACGCGCCTTCAATGCTGTCGAGGTGGCGCTGGCGGAAGGTGACCTCCTGGTGGCGCGCCGTTGGGCCGACGAATCCGTTTCAGTGGCGTCGGGCTGGCATCTTGTGACGGCTCTGTTGGCCCGAGCCCGCGTCGCCCTTGCGGAGGACGACAGGTCAGGTGCCGAGCAGGACACACAAGATGCGCTCGCCTGCGCGGCCAGCACGAAGGCCTATCAACCGCTGGCCGGCATCCTTGAATGCGTTGCCGACCTCGCGCGAGACGGCGACACTCAGCGAGCCGCCCGGCTCTTCGGCGCGGCCGAGGCGTTCCGGCGGCGAACGGGCATGGTGCGGTTCAAGGTTCATCAAGCCGGTTACGAGTCCTCGGTCGCGGCACTGCGCGAAGTGATGGACGAGGCGGACTTCGACGCAGCCTGGGCCGAGGGCACCGCGTTGTCCACCGATGAGGCGATCGCCTATGCGCGGCGCGGCCGCGGTGAGCGGAGACGACCGAGCAGCGGGTGGGCCGCCCTGACACCCGCGGAGCACGAGGTCGTGCGCCTGGTCTGCGACGGTCTGGCCAGTAAGGACATCGCCACGCGGCTGTTCATCTCACCGCGGACGGTGCAAGCTCACCTCGCGCACGTCTACACCAAACTCGGCGTCAATTCGCGCGTCCAGCTGGTCCAGGAGGCATCCCGTCGCTCCGCAGACCGCTGA
- a CDS encoding ATP-binding protein — protein MWDRASDGGPLLPRLRSAAGPDRQRGRIQASHRVVRRRRAFDGHRDGGWPGTNARDHGGTRRPRGRSGAALRRHGGQIHRRRNHGDVRRPGRARRPRGARLPHGSGYPGRGKPARGRGSATRRREPAIAGGLNSGQVIAGEIGSDAFGYTAIGDQVGMAQRMESVAPPGGVMLSESTARLVAAATVLGERQLVRVKGSADALPAQLLLAVSVRAGPGRSDTALVGRQWELGAVGAVLDRAIAGQGCVVGVAGPAGIGKSRLVYEAAALARVRGVEVFSTFCESHTTDVPFHAVARLFRNAVGIADLDEETARARVSDQFSDAGTDDLLLLYDLMGIRDPDSAVPGIAPDARRRRLTALINSMSLSTSTPALYVVEDVHWIDAVSESMFVDLMSVIPQTHSVVLLTYRPEYRGPLGNLAGAQTLSLAPLSSSEVGTLLTELLGVDVSVQAIAGLVAERAAGNPFFAQEMVHELAGRGVLKGERGQYTCDIAVGEISVPATLQAAIAARIDRLGTDAKQTINAAAVIGSRFTPDLLNALGITPAVDELLGAELIDQVRFTPHTEYAFRHPMIRAVAYESQLKSARAQLHQRLAAAIETREPASADANAALIAEHVEAAGDLIAAYAWHMRAANWSINREIAAARVSWDRARAVADSLPAEYPNRLAMRIAPRTMLCATSWRGTPQPAGGTFQELCALCDEAGDKTSVAIAMTGVVAEHARHARMQEALELASKQMALIESIGDPGLMMGAGFSAIAIKAQHGEMAEALRWAQTTIDWAAGDPVKGIMIAGSPLPTALAIRGSARWWFGHAGWRDDFAAALEMACDADPQTLGFVTAWVFGTGILNGVQLVSDDVVSHLEHALRVAEASGDDTVLGSIKYVMGSMLVCRGDDADLQRRLQLIAEVRDMCRELRFPLSEVSPIEFLPAYEQARTGDAEGGLPQMRHSFTDMLQKGQLVYATGMAGFLIEVLLGRGSDGDLIEAQDVVDRIAALPGDDWVARDLMVLRLRAMVAKVRDTDSQYFDLRDRYRAWAQSLGFEGHMQWAAQMG, from the coding sequence GTGTGGGACCGAGCTTCTGACGGAGGCCCGCTTCTGCCACGGTTGCGGAGCGCCGCTGGCCCCGACCGACAGCGTGGCCGAATACAAGCAAGTCACCGTGTTGTTCGCCGACGTCGTGCATTCGATGGACATCGCGACGGCGGTTGGCCCGGAACGAATGCGCGAGATCATGGCGGAACTCGTCGGCCGCGCGGCCGCAGTGGTGCAGCATTACGGCGGCACGGTGGACAAATTCACCGGCGACGGAATCATGGCGATGTTCGGCGCCCCGGCCGCGCTCGAAGACCACGCGGTGCGCGCCTGCCTCACGGCTCTGGATATCCAGGACGAGGCAAACCGGCTCGGGGCCGAGGTTCAGCGACGAGACGCCGTGAACCTGCAATTGCGGGTGGGCTGAATTCCGGCCAGGTCATTGCCGGCGAGATCGGCTCGGACGCTTTCGGTTACACGGCGATCGGCGATCAGGTCGGCATGGCTCAGCGAATGGAGTCGGTGGCACCACCCGGCGGCGTGATGCTGAGCGAATCCACCGCCCGACTGGTGGCAGCCGCGACTGTGCTCGGTGAACGGCAACTCGTCCGCGTCAAAGGCAGTGCGGATGCGCTGCCGGCCCAGTTGTTGCTAGCCGTCTCGGTGCGGGCCGGCCCAGGCCGGTCGGACACAGCACTGGTGGGTCGCCAATGGGAACTCGGTGCGGTCGGCGCCGTCCTGGATCGAGCGATCGCGGGGCAGGGATGCGTGGTCGGCGTCGCTGGTCCGGCGGGAATCGGTAAGAGCCGGCTGGTATACGAAGCGGCGGCACTGGCCCGTGTGCGCGGGGTCGAGGTCTTCTCCACGTTCTGCGAGTCCCACACCACCGACGTGCCTTTTCACGCGGTCGCACGGCTCTTTCGCAACGCGGTCGGGATAGCCGATTTAGACGAGGAGACCGCGCGGGCGCGGGTATCCGATCAGTTCTCCGATGCCGGAACCGACGATCTCCTGTTGCTTTACGACTTGATGGGGATTCGTGATCCCGACTCGGCGGTGCCCGGCATCGCTCCGGATGCGCGGCGGCGGCGGCTGACCGCGCTCATCAATTCGATGTCCCTGTCCACCTCGACACCGGCACTGTATGTCGTCGAGGACGTGCACTGGATCGACGCCGTCAGCGAGTCCATGTTCGTCGACCTGATGAGCGTCATTCCGCAGACCCATTCGGTGGTGCTGCTCACCTATCGCCCCGAGTACCGGGGGCCGTTAGGCAATTTGGCTGGTGCACAGACGCTTTCGCTGGCGCCGCTGAGCAGTTCCGAGGTGGGGACACTGTTAACCGAGCTGCTGGGCGTCGATGTGTCAGTACAGGCGATCGCCGGTCTGGTTGCCGAACGAGCTGCAGGCAACCCCTTCTTCGCACAGGAAATGGTGCACGAACTTGCCGGACGCGGCGTTCTCAAAGGTGAACGCGGCCAATACACCTGCGACATCGCGGTGGGTGAGATCAGCGTCCCCGCCACCCTGCAGGCGGCCATCGCGGCACGGATCGACCGGCTCGGCACCGACGCGAAGCAGACCATCAACGCCGCGGCCGTGATCGGGTCCCGGTTCACCCCCGACCTGCTCAATGCACTCGGGATCACTCCAGCCGTCGACGAGTTGCTCGGGGCGGAGTTGATCGATCAGGTTCGGTTCACGCCACACACCGAATATGCCTTTCGTCATCCGATGATTCGTGCGGTTGCCTACGAGTCACAACTGAAATCGGCTCGGGCGCAACTACACCAGCGACTGGCTGCTGCCATCGAAACGCGCGAACCCGCGTCGGCCGATGCGAACGCCGCTCTGATCGCCGAACACGTCGAAGCCGCCGGCGATCTGATTGCGGCATACGCGTGGCATATGCGCGCCGCTAACTGGTCTATCAATCGGGAAATCGCCGCGGCCCGGGTCAGTTGGGACCGGGCCCGCGCAGTCGCCGACTCCCTGCCCGCCGAGTACCCGAACCGGCTCGCGATGCGAATTGCGCCGCGCACCATGCTGTGCGCCACCTCGTGGCGCGGCACACCTCAGCCGGCCGGCGGGACATTCCAGGAACTGTGTGCGCTGTGCGACGAAGCCGGGGACAAAACATCCGTTGCCATCGCGATGACCGGCGTGGTGGCAGAACACGCCCGGCACGCCCGCATGCAGGAGGCGTTGGAGCTTGCGTCTAAACAGATGGCGCTGATCGAGTCCATTGGGGATCCAGGGCTGATGATGGGGGCGGGCTTCAGTGCAATCGCGATCAAGGCGCAGCACGGAGAGATGGCGGAAGCACTGCGCTGGGCTCAGACAACGATCGACTGGGCAGCGGGAGATCCGGTCAAGGGCATCATGATCGCCGGTTCTCCCCTGCCGACGGCGCTGGCTATCCGAGGCTCTGCCCGATGGTGGTTTGGCCATGCAGGCTGGCGCGATGACTTCGCCGCAGCGTTGGAGATGGCTTGCGATGCCGACCCGCAGACATTGGGCTTCGTCACCGCGTGGGTCTTCGGCACCGGCATCCTCAACGGAGTTCAACTGGTCAGTGACGACGTTGTGAGCCACCTCGAACACGCGCTACGGGTGGCGGAGGCGTCGGGTGACGACACCGTACTGGGCAGCATCAAGTACGTCATGGGCTCCATGCTCGTGTGTCGCGGGGATGACGCAGACCTGCAGCGGCGCTTGCAGTTGATCGCCGAGGTACGCGACATGTGCCGCGAGCTCCGGTTCCCCTTGTCAGAAGTATCTCCGATCGAATTTCTGCCGGCATACGAGCAGGCTCGTACGGGTGATGCCGAGGGGGGTCTTCCCCAGATGCGGCATTCATTCACCGACATGCTGCAGAAAGGCCAGCTTGTCTACGCAACAGGCATGGCTGGATTTCTGATAGAGGTGTTGCTGGGTCGGGGATCCGACGGCGATTTGATCGAGGCGCAGGACGTCGTCGATCGGATCGCCGCCCTACCTGGAGACGATTGGGTTGCACGCGACCTGATGGTGCTGAGGCTGCGCGCCATGGTCGCCAAGGTGCGCGACACGGACAGCCAGTACTTTGATCTCCGGGATCGCTACCGCGCGTGGGCGCAATCCCTGGGCTTCGAGGGGCACATGCAGTGGGCCGCGCAGATGGGCTAG